In Montipora capricornis isolate CH-2021 chromosome 4, ASM3666992v2, whole genome shotgun sequence, a single genomic region encodes these proteins:
- the LOC138046905 gene encoding polymerase delta-interacting protein 2-like yields MARLRNVVSAFLLFKRRYARLAEIGRFQEPITSGKYEPGQLFLHRIFGYRGVILFTWTARVYDRDKETQENERSFEENGSFNPGKEMKAETQTYYQALIDNRDSPFVRAQPEIVTFLGYESENALYSIPGLDYISQEDVLPYGISDIFSRPIHHELFDKFLFAEPKRVPPFAPRDALQSWQEKNRRWLELTDVHRETTSNIRITVMPFYMGTKNTLPSQDYWWRYCIRIENLGQETVQLRERHWRIFSLSGTLETVRGRGVVGQEPVLSPQQPAFQYTSHVSLQAPSGNMWGKFGFERSDGSTFETPIPPFALDSREEETPDTTGTT; encoded by the exons ATGGCGAGGCTACGGAATGTAGTGTCTGCCTTTCTCCTATTTAAACGGCGTTATGCGAG ATTGGCGGAGATCGGACGTTTTCAAGAGCCGATCACAAGCGGAAAATATGAACCCGGACAG CTCTTTCTGCACAGAATATTTGGTTACAGAGGTGTAATACTCTTCACTTGGACGGCAAGAGTGTATGATCGTGATaaagaaacacaagaaaacGAAAG GTCATTTGAAGAGAATGGTTCTTTTAATCcaggaaaggaaatgaaagcTGAAACGCAAACTTACTATCAGGCATTAATTGATAACAGAGATTCCCCATTTGTT AGAGCTCAACCAGAGATTGTAACATTTCTTGGTTATGAAAGCGAGAATGCACTTTACTCTATCCCTG GTCTTGATTACATTTCCCAGGAAGATGTTCTTCCATATGGGATTTCAGATATTTTTTCTCGCCCCATCCATCATGAACTTTTCGACAAATTTTTGTTTGCTGAACCAAAGAGAG TACCTCCTTTTGCACCACGGGATGCTCTTCAATCATGGCAAGAAAAAAACCGAAGGTGGCTTGAATTAACTGACGTGCATAGAGAAACAACTTCAAATATAAGGATCACTGTTATGCCATTTTATATGGGTACAAAG AACACTTTGCCATCACAAGACTATTGG TGGCGTTACTGTATCAGAATCGAAAATCTCGGTCAAGAGACGGTGCAACTACGAGAAAGACATTGGAGAATATTCAGTCTGTCTGGAACACTCGAGACTGTCAGAGGGAGAGGTGTGGTTGGACAG GAGCCTGTCCTATCACCCCAACAACCGGCTTTTCAATACACAAGTCACGTGTCACTACAAGCTCCCAGCGGAAACATGTG GGGTAAATTTGGATTCGAACGCTCCGATGGTAGCACATTTGAAACACCAATCCCGCCATTTGCACTGGACAGCAGAGAAGAAGAGACCCCAGATACCACAGGGACAACATGA